The Capsicum annuum cultivar UCD-10X-F1 unplaced genomic scaffold, UCD10Xv1.1 ctg4779, whole genome shotgun sequence genome segment TGGTCCTTTCCCGCCTGGGGTTTCTCCGTTTTATCCGTTTTTGTCTCCGAATGACTCTGGAAGATCAGCTGAAAATCAGgagggttttggttttggaacGCCTATATCTCCTGTTCCTTTGAATTCCTTCAGAACTCCGACTGCGAATGGAGATGCTGGGCCAAGAAGGCCTGGTAGACCTCGTTCTGCTGCGAATGGCTTAGCTACAGATGATGATGATTTACAGCACAACGACCAATAACTGATAAtgtgagtttactaataactgatataaccgataacatgagttactgtatctgacagtcctgaatttgatgaaactagctgagtttcgtactgtatctgagttgactatgtctgacagtcctgaaaaaatctgaagaactatctaagttctattactaagactgaatgactgtatttgacagacctgcttttgtaactgaaattgtgggaagtagtcatctaaccgacatgcctcgaatctattatatagctgagttggggtctaatctgtaaccctaattggaagggtgccaatattgtgccacaggtaaagacaactgctgtgagttaaccctctctgacaggataatctttcgtcaaccctcgctgatAGAAAAACTCGTACGTGAGGTATCAACCCTCTAGTCTGGCAGGAAAAATAGCTCATCCTACGttggttatgtagttctggaatgcaaggatgattgctaagaatcacaccgtcatctgacagtgtgtgttcccatccttgggttcactcggtgctaattaccactcccatctgaatagacactgaacatgattaattgaactatACATGAACCgagtttactgaattccgttgactgacggaatactactgaa includes the following:
- the LOC124892491 gene encoding histone-lysine N-methyltransferase, H3 lysine-9 specific SUVH1-like — protein: MEQGGFGSDSGTPPGPIDKSKVLDVKPLRCLVPVFPTPNGMTSTNPQPSPFVCVPPSGPFPPGVSPFYPFLSPNDSGRSAENQEGFGFGTPISPVPLNSFRTPTANGDAGPRRPGRPRSAANGLATDDDDLQHNDQ